The sequence CTTCACGATCCACCAGAGAGCCCTGCAAGAACAAGCGTGAGCGGGAAGGTCGTGACCTGCAAGGTCAAAGTGTGGCTGAGCAGACCCCGCTCACCTTCAGGTCGTACTTCCTGTGCACCACCAGCCTGTGGCTGAACATGTTCCTCATGACGATCAGGTACGTCTCCTCGTTGTCCACGCCCACCCGGTACATCCCCAGGAACTGCGGCAGCAGGGTGCCGCCATGACACTTCACGATGTGCTGCAGGCAGGAAGTAAAGACTCAGCGCGGGCCGTCACCTCCTCGTAAcgtcctgcagggggcgccacGGCCGCCACGCCCCGCTCACCTGGTGATACTCGGACAGGATGTTGTGCATGTCTGCCACGTCCTCGCTGGAGATCTGCTTGACCACCAGCGTCCGGTCGTAGGAGTTGAGGAGGAGGCCCTCCCCCTGGTCGTTCACGCTCCTCACGGGGGGGCTGCGGGTCAACGACACCTGGAGAAGGGGAACCCGAAAGCAGCGGTCAGCCTCACGAGGCTCCTCCAGGTGCGTCGCTTCACGCCGCAGGCACCTGATAGTCCAGATCCTCGATGCCGAAGCGCTCCCTCAGATTCCGGAACACTTGAGGGCAGTATTCTTTGAACTTGAAATGTCCCGGAAGATTTTCTCTGTGCAAGGAGGAGACGTAGAAACGGGAGAAGGAGATCAAACACCCGCCGGTTTCCTCCCGACGGGAATTCCTTTCATGTTTACGCTTCAACCGGTTCGGTTGCCGTACTTGTTGAAGAGGTGGTTGTTGACTTTGATCTTGGTGTTGGCCTTAAAGTCGTCCGGCAGCAGCATGACAGGAACCGGAACCTGGTTCAGATCGTTGATCTGAAGCGCAGCAAACATTGATTCTAATCGCCGATCAATAAAGACCGGAGCAGGTGTCGCTAGCGATGACGAGAAACGAGACATTCAATTTGCTTTGATGTGAGAAAACAAACGACAGCTTGGTTGCAGCTCAGGTGATGTCACCTGTATCCTCTCTGACGTAAGAGCTGATTATATGTGTCTATGACGCAACAGTTCACCCCCACCCGGCTGCTAGCTGAGCTAGCTACACGCTCCGCCGCGCTGACCCAGCGTTAGCATCTGCCGCggagctagctgctagctgctagctcccCCGACTCACCGAGTGATTGACGCCCCACATGAAGACGCTCAGCACGGGCTCGCTCGCCCGGAACACCTTCACCTTCTGCTGGACGAAGTGCTTCTTCTTCGTTTTGGTCTTGGGCGCCAGGATCACCGAGGGGCTGGAGGTGGCCCCCGAGGGGACGAGGGAAGCCATGGCCGCCGTGCGTCTCCGCGGCCCCGTTTGACAGACGTGGCGCGAGCGCTGACGCTTCTtcctgatgctaagctaacctaGCTTACGCTGGTCAGGCCGCTCGTCGAGCTTCGGTTGCGTTCGGCTCCTTTGGCGGCTTTTATTTTAACgcaacatttcaaatgaaacCCGGGAGGCGAACAACTGGCGGGTTTCAAACTGACAACCACTGACAGCCCTCCACCGCCCCCTCGAGCCCACCCATGTTGTTATGAACCACGTGGTGCGTTTAGGATTGGCAGGTTGCAATGACCAAAGAAAATAGGCGGTGCTGCGTCACGTGACCACAGATAGGCGGGTACAACTTCCGTGGTGCGTTCCCGTGCCGTCCACGGTGGGAAATGTCAGAACTCTAAACGAGGAACTTCACAAAACGATTCAGCGAATTCTGTATTTAGATTAACGCGTCATGATCTGACATACATATTCCCAACTGATAATCAATTACCTCCATTGGCTATTGATAAAGTTGAATCTCAATCTAAATCTATTGATGTTTGTTCGAGGAAAACCATTGCATTCCATATTTTTACAAACTGTATCAGCTGTTTGTATAGAATTGCAGTTTGTCCGACAcgccctgaacgcagcaccgTACACCCGACGTACGTGCATATTCTCTATATGAAAATCTCTTTTTACATTAAAACCTAAAACGCCTTTCCTCCATGACTTAAACGTTTCACTCAcattgattgatgattgatcatcaatctcattgtgtagctactatgccatgacaataaaggctttctattctattctattctagatAAATAACATTTGTTAAGAACTGGATCAGCCTCTCCAGAGGACGGAACTTATTGAGTATTAAACTATTTGTTCTAATTGCAAATACGTATCAgtttgtgcatgttttccaAACTCTGCATAAGACTCTTACATAGACGTGTGTTATGTTTACccacgttttattttattttattattatttagtgcCCTAAACGCTTTTGTGTCTTCCTTCATCTGGTGTCTGATGCACAGAGAAGCTCCTCGGATAGCAAAGGCAAccagagaagcaggaagtggcGCCGTGATTCTATAAAGGTCTTTATTCTCTACAAAAACCTTCATTTCGTATTATGCATGAACAAATGGGATATTCTATGTGGTTACCTTGGCAACAGGCGTGTATCAGCTCCCCGTGACGCAGGATAAAGTGAACCTTAATGTGTCAAATTATGTGTATTCTCACTGCTGGGTTACCGTGACTGGATGTGAGCATAAACCGGTTAGTATGCAGAGTAATCTGATTTCAGGAAGCCATTTGTGATCAGGTCCTCACTCAGTTCATATCTGTAAATCAGCTTTGATGTGTCAAAGTGAAGCCTTAAATAGGAAAAGATGACAACCAGCAGCCACTGTTATATTAACATATCTTTAATTCTTCTggttttttataattattaggTTTCACGGTCATATTTTCAAACCTTACAGGTCCTTTGTGCACGGACGTGATCACGGCACACAGACTGGCACAACAATGTCGTTCAGAAATAGATAAAGTCGAATCACACATTATAGCACACAATTTTATGACTTTTGCAAGGACTTTTGgaaagacacacaataataagaataacaaaTCGGAATTTGAAGTACGATGTTCCAAAATAAGAAAACATGGCGATTCTCAAAAAACGAagcataaataaaagaaaagaaatgaaaaacacgAGATATGACTAAGATGTGCAGCAGTTGAATAGAGCTCTGATGAATGCGATGAGTTTCTCCATTAATGTGCCTTTAAAGCACAAAACGTCcccaaacatgaaataaaataatctctGTCTTTAAATAAGAAACTGCTgacaatataaaaatacatgGCATTGTACTGTAGTTcattaaataaaccaacaattcatatataaaatattatattgaCGTGTATAAAAATATGCCTTACACCTTTTTGAAAAGGGAAGCAGCCGTAAgcgttttttttgtctgccacACAGTCGACCACAACATTCcaacaaatgcacaaacagtCAACCGCTAAGCAGCCAGAGCGCCGTTCTGAGCGGCGAGAGGAACAGAAAGGTCAGCGCCGTGCCACGATTCTTATTCTGACATGACATACATATAAGATACCGAAGGTTCAAGCAGTACGCCGTGGAAAAGactcaaaataaattaataggAAAGAAAGATTCTGTGGGTTAGGTGAGTCGATATCAGTGTGTGTGGAGCGAGGGGGagaggacggcgaggacggcgaggacggcgaggacATTTGCGTCGCATCGCCTGCGTAACAGTATTTCAGCCCACTGAGATCAGAACCAACACGGGCAGTGTCAGCTGTCCGAAGGAAAACGGGGAAGCCAAAGTCGAGCAGAAAGCCGGGACAAGAGCCAGGGAATGTGGCGAGCCATCGGCGCTCGGGCTGCCGAGGCGGTCGTGGAGCGTTGATGGGAGCATGCATGCAGCATGCGGTCAGGCCACGCTGCAGCGGGCGGACATTCGGCCAGATTGgatttttgctgctgctgaactgtGAGTTTGTCTTTCTCCTAGAAAGGACAAGAACGTTAACGTTTGTGTTttccacaggaagtggtttaTCCCTGCTACCTCCTGTGCAGGCAGTGTCATGCTAACGCCACCCTCTCTCCCTGCATCCctgctcctccaccaccaccacctcctcctcttcctcctcctccaggctcagAGCAGTAGGACGGGCTCGTCCCTCACTCCCCATCGCATGGTAAAGCACCGTCTTCGTAGGCACGCGAGGGCACGGGCGCGCCAAGCTCGTCCACGCACCAGCAGTGGCCTCGCTGCATGCCCTTGGAGGAGCGGCACTGTGCGACAGAaagacggagacggaggctTTCAAAGGGGAAGGACATCGAAACAGAGACACAATGATCGGTCACGTTAGCGCAGCACGGCCGAGCGCGTCCGCATGCACCGAGCAGAACGCTGCAGTGGAGCGCAGCCGGGAGCGCCCGGTCTGCAAAGCTCCAGCCCAGTGCGCCGCGGGGCGCCGGGGGACGAACACCCTACCTGCTTTTTCCTGTAGAAGCCCCGGGTGTCACAGTTGGGTATGTAGATGTCCCGGTCGGACTGGATGATGGTCAGCTCCAGACCCCTCAGGACGCTGTTGAGCAGCTTGCGGCAGGGCGCCTGAAAGCAGCAGCGCAGGGTGACAAGCCCGTCTTCGTCTCGGCGGCCGAGCAACAGCACGCGTGGCTGCGCTGGGATCAGCCACGGCGATGCAGAGCACACATTGTACGACATCATAGAACCACAATGTGCGTTTTCACGTCACTGAATGGTTTCCAGTGACTGTGCGGTTCCCTTTGAGGAATTAAACCATCGTCTTGATCGAACGGTGAGAAACCCGAGGCGGCAGCAGCTGACCTGAAACTTTCCTGATCTACAGCGTGCTCGATTAGTTCTGCCGCATAGCAGCACACACGCATGGCTTCGGGGGAGAGTGTGTGCACATGCCGCTGCAACAGCCCAAACGGCGGGCGATGCACGTTAATACCGGTCGGGAACATTCACACCGTTTATGCGCACGGGAGACTGAAAGCGTGAACTTACTCTCTCAATGTCACCGCCGTGTGAGGGATGAGGACCTGTGAGGAAACGACACACCGGCGTGAGCATGTGATACGAAACCATGGCAACGTTACTCCCAACCCGCATGCACAGCTTCACATCCCGCAGCAGCGCACGCAGCATTTGGACTCGCTTTTGCAGGTCACCAGACCGAATTCCGAGCGATCTGCTGTCAGTCGCAGTTTCTCGCTTTGAACAGTAGATGGAGATCAGCGCAACAGAAAGCCGCTCCGTCAGGATGCGGGTGACGCTGACAGTCTCATATTCATTCCAGATCCTCCAGAGAGAGGCTGAGGTGTAGGACACATCTCTGTGAAAAGGATGACGTCCATTACGGCTCCTACACGATGTTTTACTAACATGTCTGTGATCCAGGATCCCACGCTCGGTGATCGGCTCGTCATGACAAACGGCTAAAGGGTcgcaaaacaaaatgcatcggCTCTCAAACGCTACGGAGCCAGCCGGCCCCTCTTTCCACGGTGACCGGCGTAGCATCGCACGCCGCCCTCATGCCGTAAGCACAGCCGTGCATGCTGCGGTGTCTGCgggcatgcatgcatgcatgtgcatgcacacagtaTCTTACCTGTGGGGTGGGGCCTCTCAGTAGGACTTGTCCTGCTGTGCTTGGCGCAAATGCCCCTTCCCTGCAACAGAGCCTGGAGGGGGCTGTGCTCCCTAGGTGGGGGTACGCAGCGGAGCCCCTTGGTGCAGCTCAGGGTGTACACCCCACAGGGTTCTCCCTGGGCCAACACTGTCGTGCTACCGGCAACGTTGTGGTCCCTCGGGGGCCGACCTGCCCCGAGCGGATCCCTGCAGGAGGGACAGACCTTGAAGGGACCCAAGCGGTTTGCCCCGGTCCACGATCCGCAGTGAGCGATCAGCAGCAGAACAACGGCTGTTAAGTTAGACAGGAGAGGCATTTTGTGCTCAGGTCTCAGGTGCACCGCCCCGGCTGCCAGCTCAAggtggctgctgctgtttctggttGAAtagttctcctcctcttcctcttccttctccccgTTTCTACACTGTAGCTCTCCTTGGCCGAGTCCCCTGCAGTATCAGAGGAGACAAATGGAGATGGAGCGAGACACAGCAGAGCACCGGCTTTTAAAGATCTGAAAGGCGGtgatagagggagagagagagagcgagagagagcacagTTATGACACCTTCAGGGGCAGGGACTCagagaataagagagagagagagagagagggagagagagagcaaatggGGGTGGATATTGTTGCTTTCAGAAATGATCAGACTCTCCCCGCCCCCTCCTGATCCAGCCGTCCTCTGACATTACCGATGCACACACTTTATTTCCGATGCCGGAGACCTTTCTGGAATGACCTTCGCCGTGGTAACCGTAGAAGTGTCTGCCTGGATTGTGTGGCGACGACAGAGGCCACTCACGCTGCGAGCGCCAAACGCCACCGAAGTCGTTCTCCTTCAAAGGACAGACACTCGTATCAGAGTTAAAGCTGCGGCCACAAACTGGTGCTGATTATCAACGTGGGGAGAATCCAGACGCGGGTTTGAGTCGATCGTTTCCATGTCTGTCATGAAGTAAACATGTCAGACATCTCCAGGAAGGTTTGATTACTCCCAAACGGAGGCATTCAGATGGAAGATTCCCGTTTGAGGGAACCGTTCCTCAGCGTCGTCCAATCGCTGCTGGCCTAATGCAGGCTAATCCAGCCTAAGAAACGTTGCAGATTATCATTCAGCGGCTGCGAGACATTGACTTTGGAGGTTATTGCGCACCGTTGTTTGAACTGGAAGAGAATCCTTTGGATAatcaggagagggaggagtcagAGCCAAACTGCTAATAACGCTCCGCTCAGCCAGTCGGGACTTTCTACCTGAGCCCTGCACCATTCTGCTCGAGgcacacccccccccgcccgcccccacACCCTAAATGTTCTGGGTGCGTTAATTACGTCGTTATGCTCAAACACAGAAACATAAAATTACTTTGCAAATCAAGAACCTGTTGTCTGCTGTGTTATTTGACACCACCTTGTTTTGCCTCTTTGGTTCAGATGCAACGTGCAAATGATCCTAAAAACAAAGGAGAACCTCAAGTGTGCCGCGCCCCTGCCACTCCGACCGGCGTGTGCATGATGGGATGCGGGGCTGCGTTGCTATCGGCGGCGTATTGATCTGAATGGCAGGAATCACCTGCCGTCCAGATCAGTTCACCACGTTGTTTCCATACGCGAGGAGAATGTTCCAAGACGCACGCCAGACCAACGGGGGCTCTCTTTCCACATTGCCTCGGGGTGTTCCTTTTTCCGACTCCAGCCGcagttttctcctcctcctcctcctcctcctcctctccttctagTTCAGGTCAGTCCCAGCTGGCTCAGAAAGTTTCTCTGCTGCCACTTCTGATTTCCTCATCGTGGCCAGAATCCACACGAACCGCTGCGTCCTGCTGAGGATGAGCCTGATGACCTCTGGCGTGACCTTTTGGTATTGTTTCTGCAGGATTATGACGCAGACTGCCACTGCGTGTCATAAAGTCGTCATTTAATACATTTCCAAACTGGTACATTTCGCAGCACCTGAATCCAAAGGGAGAATAGGGccgacacaaacacgcacacatctgAAGAGTTATGATTGGCTCAATACTTAAAACCATTTTTCAAAACGTGATATGATTGGCTATTTTAGTAAGTGGGGTACAACGTCATGAGGAAGCGACGGACTCTAGTTTCTAAAGTTTCATGAAGCTATGGAGAGCTGATGGACAAAAGATCGTATTAGCTGCTTAGATAACAGGTGAGATATCCTCTGATCTGATCGCTAATCGATTATTCCGCTGTCCGCTTTGAGGAGCATTCTCTCGTCATCGTACTTCCTTAGCACCGAACCTCGGCTCCCAGAAAACCGAGCTATCGCATTAGCCGCTAGCTAAAGACGGTAACCGATCTTTAAGAATAAACACACCCCTCGTCACCAACTGAcgataaataataacaaatttGAAAGTGTCATTTAATTAAAACGGAGCTGTAACCCATTTTAGACGACATCAGATATCTGCTTGAACATTTTTGCTAGCTTATTCTAGTATAGCTTTGTAGTTAGCATGTTGCTAGCTTTGAAACACGACGGCGTTGGTTGTAAACATTGACACGCCCCCTTTTGCGTGGGTTTCTGTTTTGGTGCAGAAATGCGGACGGTGTGCGAGTTTCATGTTTTTCTCGCGTCCTCACGACGTCAGAAAACGTCACCGGCGAAACGGGAGACTGAAATGTACgactgaacatgtttattggCTCGTTTCGCACGTTGTTACTGAGATGCCTCCGAGCGATCACAGACGTGCTAACGCTGGCAGGCTAACGCCGACAGGCTAATGCTGGCAGATTAAAGCTGACATGCTAATGAGCCGGCAGGCTAACGCCGACGTGCTAACGCTGGCAGGCTACCGCTGGCAGGCTACCGCTGGCAGGCTACCGCTGACATGCTAATGAGCCGGCAGGCTAACGCCGACAGGCTAATGCTGACAGGCTAACGCTGGCAGATTAAAGCTGACATGCTAATGAGCCGGCAGGCTAACGCCGACGTGCTAACGCTGGCAGGCTACCGCTGGCAGGCTACCGCTGGCAGGCTAACGCTGGCAGGCTACCGCTAGCAGGCTACCGCTGGCAGGCTAACGCTGGCATGCTAACGGGCTGGCATGCTAACGGgctggctgtggctcagttgctAGAGCGGGTTGTCCAGTAGCCGATAGCTAAGCAGTTCAAATCCCAGCTTTGACTGTCCACAACGCAATGTGCTCTTGGGCAAGGCACTAAGCCCTAAACTGCTCCGGGTGAATGTGAGTTTTCCAGAAGGTTCGACtctgcccccctcccttccctcaGATGGATGCCATCAACGTGTTGCAGCACAGATGCCTCCTAAATCTGAGGCGTCGCATTCGAGATATCGGGGATGGGCGCCCAGCGAAGGAGCGCTACGTGAGGCTGCGGAAGGACGGAGATGCGCTCAGGTCGGCCTTgtgtgatgttttgttttctgtgtgtgtgttatcacaCTGTGTGACTCAGTTAATTTCAATGAGTGCATTGTGTGTACTTTGTGTACATGGAGCCTTATAACGGGATGTAAAAtgtgcacatttaaaaaatatttctcaaGACAATGGGTGTAACTATTTTATAATTATTCTTATGGGGAGATATTTTAAGTTGGAAATTTCTCAATCTTTTACCATAAAGATAATCGTCCAAGTTTAGAATGCAGTAATCAACGTGTTGACGGACGCTTAGCAACGCTCGTCTGATCGTATCCAATCCAGTTAAGGTCCGAAACGGATCGGATCAATGCATTCCTACGTTTGTAGTTTTGAccactgaattaaaaatggCTCCTTGATCCATTCCTCCTTGTTTGGGCTGTACTTTCCTCACGTTGTTGGTTGATGCGTTTATTCTGCTTGTTTGACGGCAGCTTTCAATCAAAACACGGAGTTATTCTCGGAGATGAGTTTCTGAGGTCGACTTGTAATTTCTCCTTTAGTTACCACGGTAACTCTGAAGAGGTGGGTTGCTATGTGGCTGGCCATCCTTTATCAAAGAGGAGTTGCTACTTTGAGGTAAGGCCCAGTGGGACCGCCGCATCAACCCGGTTCCGAATGACCCTTTCTTCTCCCTGCTTCCGTTTAGCTGCTCGTGGGTCGGTGACGTGATCTCGGTGATGCTAATCAAACGAGTACGCTGTCCTTTGTCACAATCATCCATTTTGGAGTCATGGGGTCCTTGTCCGGGCTTTGAGAGTTCAGAAGAGTTCTCTTCATTCTGCCGAGCTCCAGAGGGAGCGAGACCGGATCCACGGAACCGGAGCAACCTTCACACTTCTTTTATCCATCGTGGAACATTTTGGATTTCAGGCAGACTTTGTACTTGGACTATGGAGTGTTGTAGATGTGGGCCAGAGGTGACATTTCCCTCATCTGACCtccagatctctctctctctctctgtctctactCCATAGCAGGAAAAGCTTCATTATTGGTAATCGTTATGTTTAAATGAGAAATCGATCGGATTGATTTTAGCAttattctctctttctgtgacGCACATGCTGAAGGTTTTCTTGAAGGTTTCAGCGCCTTTATTCTGACAAAGGTCAGGCCTCTGTCGATGTTTGCGCCGCTGCTGTCCTCGTTCAACTTCCACAAGGAATCCATTTTGTCCTTGTCTCCCCCGCTGAACTTTGTCCAGCTTTTTATCGTCTGTCCTGTTCAAATCTACAGCATTCCACTTGTTTTTAATAGAGCTGTTAGAAAAATTCATATCACATTTTTTGTTCCCACATGCCATTgcacatgtttttattgtgtcttCCAGACTGTGTTAGGTGTGGAAGCGATAACCGGCCAATATGAACGCTGCCAGGTTGGAAGGGAATCGGAACTCAGATTTTTATTGATGGAAACCCAAGAACTTTGGTTCCGCATACATTGATAGCATTCTGGTGTCTGGGCTGAAGAGGAATGTAGAGAATCTGAGCGTCGGATAAATGGCTATGATGCAGAGGAAGGAATGCAAAATGAccgtcagaggtcagaggtcaccaaCAAAGCGACTCAGTGGCTTGTCTTGTGTTGGGCTGCGTTAACTTGGACCTAATTCTCATTTGATGCTCGCATCAGTTTGCATTCTGTTGGGTTTAGCTTCCATTGAGACcaagaggagaaggagatgatGAACCTGTCctatgccctctgtttgacctttgccttgcctctcatctccctgtactcctctTTACTCTCGTTTCTGCCCGTCTGTAGGTGACAATAGTGGACCCAGGGGTCAGGGGGACCATTGCTGTGGGGCTGGTGCCCAGGTTCTATAGGCTGGACCACCAGCCTGGCTGGCTGCCACACTCCGTGGCCTACCATGCTGACAACGGCAAGTAAGTGACGCCACAGTCGTCTGTGCTCTGCAGCAGGGCGCCGGTTTCCTGCGTGGTTGAGAGAATGGCTC is a genomic window of Brachionichthys hirsutus isolate HB-005 chromosome 2, CSIRO-AGI_Bhir_v1, whole genome shotgun sequence containing:
- the igfbp6b gene encoding insulin-like growth factor-binding protein 6b, with translation MPLLSNLTAVVLLLIAHCGSWTGANRLGPFKVCPSCRDPLGAGRPPRDHNVAGSTTVLAQGEPCGVYTLSCTKGLRCVPPPREHSPLQALLQGRGICAKHSRTSPTERPHPTGPHPSHGGDIERAPCRKLLNSVLRGLELTIIQSDRDIYIPNCDTRGFYRKKQCRSSKGMQRGHCWCVDELGAPVPSRAYEDGALPCDGE
- the pip4k2ca gene encoding phosphatidylinositol 5-phosphate 4-kinase type-2 gamma — protein: MASLVPSGATSSPSVILAPKTKTKKKHFVQQKVKVFRASEPVLSVFMWGVNHSINDLNQVPVPVMLLPDDFKANTKIKVNNHLFNKENLPGHFKFKEYCPQVFRNLRERFGIEDLDYQVSLTRSPPVRSVNDQGEGLLLNSYDRTLVVKQISSEDVADMHNILSEYHQHIVKCHGGTLLPQFLGMYRVGVDNEETYLIVMRNMFSHRLVVHRKYDLKGSLVDREASGKERGKELPTFKDVDFRNNMQKVYVTEEQKEKFLEKLRRDVEFLVKLKIMDYSLLLGIHDVGRAERDEEAEEASNEEEAEAENGLAGAAAGSYGTSPEGIAGYMSACKPLGPGEFDPYVDVYAIRSCAGAPQREVYFMGLIDVLTQYDTKKKAAHAAKTVKHGAGAEISTVHPEQYAKRFRDFIANIFA